Proteins co-encoded in one Pirellulales bacterium genomic window:
- the sdhB gene encoding succinate dehydrogenase iron-sulfur subunit, protein MSDHHASGHGNGHASQQPRTFMVRILRQDAPGEASYWERHRVEHEPEMNVISVLQRIAAQAHTADGRDVAPVAWDCNCLEEVCGACTMLINGRTRQACSALVDKLLTEQPDEIELRPMSKFPVVRDLVVSRARLFRALQKIKAWIPVDGYYDMGPGPRQSQAEQGQAYPLSECMSCGCCLEACPQYAKVELTQGADESEDDFATRQQQAFDSAFVGAHAISQVVLFNSNPTGRLNAGERLDALMEEGGIQICGNAQNCVAVCPKKIPLTTSIGRAGRATTVRAIKKWFDS, encoded by the coding sequence ATGAGCGATCATCACGCGAGCGGTCACGGAAACGGCCATGCCAGCCAACAGCCCCGCACCTTCATGGTGCGCATCCTGCGGCAAGACGCCCCAGGCGAAGCGAGCTATTGGGAACGCCACCGCGTCGAGCACGAGCCGGAGATGAACGTCATCAGCGTGCTGCAGCGCATCGCCGCGCAGGCCCATACGGCCGATGGGCGCGACGTCGCCCCGGTCGCCTGGGACTGTAACTGCCTCGAAGAGGTGTGCGGCGCCTGCACCATGCTGATCAACGGTCGCACGCGCCAGGCGTGCAGCGCGCTGGTCGACAAGTTGCTGACCGAGCAGCCCGACGAAATCGAGCTGCGTCCGATGAGCAAGTTCCCGGTCGTGCGCGATTTGGTGGTTTCCCGGGCGCGCTTGTTCCGCGCCTTGCAGAAGATCAAGGCGTGGATCCCGGTCGACGGCTACTACGACATGGGCCCCGGCCCGCGCCAATCGCAGGCTGAGCAGGGGCAGGCTTATCCGCTCAGCGAGTGCATGAGCTGTGGTTGCTGCCTCGAGGCGTGTCCGCAATACGCCAAGGTCGAGCTCACGCAGGGGGCCGACGAGTCGGAGGACGACTTCGCCACTCGGCAGCAGCAGGCCTTCGACAGTGCCTTCGTCGGCGCGCATGCCATCAGCCAGGTGGTGCTCTTCAACAGCAACCCGACCGGGCGCCTCAACGCGGGCGAGCGTCTCGACGCGCTGATGGAAGAAGGGGGCATCCAGATCTGCGGCAATGCGCAGAACTGCGTGGCGGTCTGTCCAAAAAAGATCCCGCTCACGACGTCGATCGGCCGCGCCGGCCGCGCGACCACGGTCCGCGCGATCAAGAAGTGGTTCGACAGTTAG
- a CDS encoding enoyl-CoA hydratase/isomerase family protein yields the protein MSAVLFEKRGHVALITLNRPEAHNAISPEVAVRLAEAWETVRTDDEIRVAIVTGAGEGAFCSGADLARLIPLITGARQPEDEWDQKVVQDPTLSMRALLRNFDPEKPIIAAINGAALAGGMEFVVGTDIRVAAETAQFGLREAVWGLFPIGGSTARLPRQIPLSAALEIMLTGTPIDARRAYELGFVNHVVPREQVLDKALALADTIAANGPLAVKAIRRSVRACLGLPDVQSLERELEIGMPVFATRDAREGPRAFKEKRAPKFEGR from the coding sequence ATGAGTGCCGTCTTGTTCGAAAAGCGCGGGCATGTGGCGCTCATCACGCTCAACCGGCCCGAGGCACACAACGCCATCAGTCCCGAGGTGGCCGTGCGTTTGGCCGAAGCCTGGGAAACCGTCCGCACGGACGACGAGATTCGTGTGGCCATCGTCACCGGCGCGGGCGAGGGGGCGTTTTGCTCGGGCGCCGATCTGGCGCGTTTGATTCCGCTCATTACCGGGGCCCGGCAGCCCGAAGATGAATGGGATCAAAAGGTCGTGCAGGATCCCACGCTTTCGATGCGGGCACTGTTGCGCAACTTCGACCCGGAAAAGCCGATCATCGCCGCCATCAACGGCGCGGCGCTGGCCGGCGGCATGGAGTTCGTCGTCGGCACCGACATTCGCGTGGCTGCCGAGACGGCGCAGTTCGGCCTGCGCGAAGCGGTCTGGGGCTTGTTCCCCATCGGCGGTTCGACGGCCCGGCTGCCGCGGCAGATTCCGCTCTCCGCGGCGCTCGAGATCATGCTCACCGGCACGCCCATCGACGCGCGGCGCGCGTACGAGTTGGGCTTCGTGAATCACGTCGTGCCGCGCGAGCAGGTGCTCGACAAGGCGCTGGCCCTCGCCGACACGATCGCCGCGAACGGGCCGCTGGCGGTGAAGGCGATTCGACGCTCGGTACGGGCCTGTCTGGGTCTGCCCGACGTGCAGTCGCTCGAACGCGAATTGGAAATCGGCATGCCGGTCTTCGCCACGCGCGACGCCCGTGAAGGACCGCGCGCCTTCAAGGAAAAGCGAGCGCCGAAGTTCGAAGGGCGATAG
- a CDS encoding YIP1 family protein has translation MSGPTGFPAGENPFQAPLASSGPDPFSPAGGIRSGPPWEQTERPLVGRYVETVTLAYTNTMVLFADMRREGGFGAPLLFAMIGGVIGGVIGTIPQIFLQLVMTGAQAGQADAQAVGLMAGMGVGMALAMMVFIPIGVVIATFLWSGIYHLMLLLLGAANFPYETTFRVIAYAGGASSLLLAIPFCGQYVSGIVGIVFYIIGLMKAQEISGMKATAAVLLPMVICCGLIFAVVAAAIGIGVAAGSNF, from the coding sequence ATGAGTGGTCCCACTGGTTTTCCGGCTGGCGAAAACCCGTTTCAAGCGCCGCTGGCGTCGTCGGGTCCCGACCCGTTCTCGCCCGCGGGAGGCATCCGCAGTGGCCCCCCCTGGGAACAGACCGAGCGTCCCCTGGTAGGGCGCTACGTCGAGACGGTGACGCTGGCCTACACGAACACGATGGTACTCTTCGCCGACATGCGTCGCGAAGGAGGCTTTGGCGCACCATTGCTCTTCGCCATGATTGGCGGCGTCATCGGTGGTGTCATCGGCACCATTCCTCAGATCTTTCTGCAGTTGGTGATGACCGGCGCGCAGGCAGGTCAGGCTGACGCTCAGGCGGTAGGCCTGATGGCGGGCATGGGAGTCGGCATGGCCCTGGCCATGATGGTCTTTATTCCCATTGGTGTCGTCATTGCCACTTTCTTGTGGAGTGGCATCTACCACCTGATGTTGCTGCTGCTGGGGGCGGCCAACTTCCCTTACGAAACAACCTTCCGCGTGATCGCTTATGCCGGTGGTGCTTCGTCGTTACTGCTCGCAATTCCGTTTTGTGGGCAGTACGTCAGCGGCATCGTGGGGATCGTCTTTTACATCATCGGCTTGATGAAGGCGCAAGAGATCTCTGGGATGAAAGCCACGGCAGCAGTGCTTTTGCCCATGGTGATCTGCTGCGGCTTGATTTTCGCAGTGGTCGCGGCGGCGATTGGTATCGGCGTGGCAGCCGGATCAAACTTCTAA
- a CDS encoding DUF1080 domain-containing protein — protein MRFRVGRFMPLSLILAMAFPALLLAADPPEGIAPIDDDGKRLNLDFESGTLEGWVAQGDAFKGQPVRGDTVHARRGDSHSRHEGDFWIGTFEVAGDRPRGTLTSATFKVTHPFASFLVGGGQNANASRVELVSAKDKTVLFQASGEDAEDMRPAVADLGQHVGEEIFIRLVDNSGGGWGHINFDHFRFHASKPSFPGRERAGTLDVIANAGLSPEEAALAMTVPEGFRVQLFAGEPDVHQPIAMAIDDRGRLWVAEAYGYPQRVKDDKAADRILIFEDSDGDGHFDSKKVFADKLNLVSGLELGFGGVWVGSAPHLLFIPDADGDDVPDGPPQILLDGWGYQDTHETLNAFTWGPDGWLYGCHGVFTHSLVGKPDTPKGKRTPINAGIWRYHPTRHEFEVFAHGTSNPWGVDFDEHGQAVCTACVIPHLFHIIQGARYHRQAGQHFERYTYDDIKTVADHVHWLGERPHAGNNRSDAAGGGHAHAGAMIYQGGAWPEEYRGRIFMNNIHGARINTDILEPRGSGLVGHHGPDFCLANDSWSQILNLYYGPDGQAYMIDWYDNNQCHRLEIDVHDRSNGRIFKIVYGDPQPVAVDLKKLDNAVLVGLLTHENDWYVRHARRLLQERAQAGQVDAASQNKLMELALAHPDETRRLRALWALHAVGGVTPTRVAQLLDNDSPFVRAWTIQLALEQSPPDEALLARLVRMARADDSPVVRLYLASAAQKVAIDKRSELVQALVAHGEDAGDHNLPLMYWYAAEPLAEPDMSQALAVASDGKIPLVLEFMVRRVGAIGTPRALDTLVAGLAACDDDEARQLVYVRGINEALKGRRRVDMPQGWSEVAQWLMASKSPDLTSLVESLSVTFGDPAALARVRELVVDSTADLPTRRVALATLLGAKDPELAGVLQKLLADETLRAEALRGLALYDDPLTAEAIIAVYARLTPAERRDALNTLAARAPYTLALLDAIAAGKVASSDISADLVRQMRNLKHADIDTRLGEVWGTVRETSEDRAKLIAEYKQRLERKPAIEPDPTHGRAIFAKTCAQCHALFGAGGKVGPELTGSNRANLEYVLSNVLDPSALISKDYTATVIATDDGRVVTGIVKQENDQAVTVVTANETIVIPQGEIDQRELSAQSMMPDDIFKPLSDDDIRALIAYLASPAQVPMLATADNATSLFNGKDLAGWSGDTSLWSVEEGELVGRSQGLDHNEFLMSDLAAGDFRLKLKVKLVNNAGNSGIQFRSEPLEHGEMRGYQADIGVGWWGKLYEENGRGLLWKASGEKHLKPGEWNDYEVVAVGDRLRTYLNGKLCVDLEDAPGAKRGIFALQLHSGPATEVRFKDFQLEVDPTVELARESQDKPATRGGE, from the coding sequence ATGCGATTTCGAGTCGGGCGTTTCATGCCCCTGTCGTTGATTCTGGCAATGGCGTTCCCCGCCCTGCTCTTGGCCGCCGATCCGCCGGAGGGGATCGCCCCGATCGACGACGACGGCAAACGGCTGAATCTCGATTTCGAGTCGGGCACGCTCGAAGGTTGGGTCGCGCAGGGCGATGCGTTCAAAGGCCAGCCCGTGCGCGGCGATACGGTCCATGCTCGCCGTGGCGACTCGCACAGCCGCCACGAGGGAGATTTCTGGATCGGCACGTTTGAAGTCGCCGGCGATCGTCCGCGCGGCACGTTGACCTCGGCCACCTTCAAGGTGACGCACCCGTTCGCCAGCTTTCTGGTAGGTGGTGGACAGAATGCGAACGCCTCGCGCGTCGAGCTCGTGAGCGCGAAGGACAAGACCGTCTTGTTCCAGGCCTCGGGCGAAGACGCCGAAGACATGCGTCCCGCCGTGGCCGATCTCGGCCAGCACGTGGGCGAGGAGATCTTCATCCGTCTGGTCGACAATTCAGGCGGCGGCTGGGGACACATCAACTTCGATCATTTCCGCTTTCATGCCTCGAAGCCCAGCTTTCCGGGACGCGAACGCGCCGGCACGCTCGACGTGATCGCCAACGCGGGCCTGTCGCCGGAAGAGGCCGCCCTCGCAATGACCGTGCCCGAGGGCTTCCGCGTGCAGCTTTTCGCGGGCGAACCGGACGTGCATCAGCCGATCGCGATGGCGATCGACGATCGTGGCCGCCTGTGGGTGGCCGAGGCCTACGGATACCCGCAGCGTGTCAAGGATGACAAGGCGGCGGACCGGATTCTTATCTTCGAGGATAGCGACGGCGACGGGCACTTCGACTCGAAGAAGGTCTTTGCCGACAAGTTGAACCTGGTCAGTGGTTTGGAGCTTGGCTTTGGTGGCGTGTGGGTCGGCTCGGCGCCGCATTTGTTGTTCATTCCCGACGCCGATGGCGACGACGTTCCCGACGGCCCGCCGCAGATCCTGCTCGATGGCTGGGGCTATCAAGACACGCACGAAACGCTGAACGCCTTCACCTGGGGCCCCGACGGCTGGCTCTATGGTTGCCACGGCGTGTTTACGCATTCGCTGGTCGGCAAGCCCGACACGCCCAAGGGAAAACGCACGCCGATCAACGCGGGCATTTGGCGCTATCATCCCACGCGGCACGAGTTCGAGGTCTTTGCCCACGGCACGAGCAACCCTTGGGGGGTCGATTTCGACGAACATGGCCAGGCGGTCTGCACGGCCTGCGTGATTCCCCACCTCTTCCACATCATCCAAGGGGCGCGCTATCACCGTCAGGCCGGGCAGCACTTCGAGCGTTACACCTACGACGACATCAAGACCGTGGCCGACCACGTACACTGGCTTGGCGAACGACCCCACGCCGGCAACAACCGTTCCGATGCCGCGGGGGGCGGTCACGCGCACGCCGGGGCGATGATCTACCAGGGGGGCGCCTGGCCCGAGGAATATCGCGGCCGCATCTTCATGAACAATATCCACGGCGCGCGGATCAATACCGACATTCTCGAGCCGCGCGGCTCGGGATTGGTCGGTCACCACGGGCCCGACTTCTGTCTGGCCAACGACAGTTGGTCGCAGATCCTGAATTTGTATTACGGTCCCGATGGCCAGGCCTACATGATCGACTGGTACGACAACAATCAGTGCCATCGGCTCGAGATCGACGTACACGACCGTTCGAATGGCCGCATCTTCAAGATCGTCTACGGCGATCCTCAACCCGTCGCAGTCGATCTCAAGAAGCTCGACAACGCGGTGCTGGTCGGTCTGCTGACGCACGAGAACGACTGGTACGTGCGCCATGCTCGCCGTTTGCTGCAAGAGCGCGCGCAGGCCGGCCAGGTCGATGCCGCCTCGCAGAACAAGCTGATGGAGCTGGCGTTGGCCCATCCCGACGAGACTCGCCGTCTGCGGGCATTGTGGGCCTTGCACGCCGTGGGGGGCGTCACTCCCACGCGTGTGGCGCAACTGCTCGACAACGATAGTCCTTTCGTCCGCGCCTGGACGATCCAGTTGGCGCTCGAGCAATCGCCCCCGGACGAGGCGTTGCTCGCGCGACTGGTAAGGATGGCCCGCGCGGACGATTCCCCCGTCGTGCGGCTCTATCTTGCCTCGGCGGCGCAGAAGGTGGCCATCGACAAGCGGTCTGAATTGGTGCAGGCGCTGGTGGCGCATGGCGAGGATGCCGGCGATCACAATCTGCCGCTGATGTATTGGTACGCGGCCGAGCCGCTTGCCGAGCCCGACATGAGCCAGGCCTTGGCCGTGGCCAGCGACGGCAAGATTCCGCTCGTGCTCGAGTTCATGGTCCGCCGCGTCGGGGCGATCGGCACGCCGCGGGCGCTCGACACGCTCGTGGCCGGGCTCGCTGCCTGCGACGACGACGAAGCGCGGCAACTCGTTTACGTGCGCGGCATCAACGAGGCCCTCAAGGGGCGGCGCCGCGTCGACATGCCCCAGGGGTGGTCGGAGGTGGCCCAGTGGCTCATGGCCAGCAAGTCGCCCGATCTGACTTCGCTCGTCGAGTCGCTGTCGGTGACGTTCGGCGATCCGGCCGCGCTCGCGCGCGTCCGCGAGTTGGTCGTCGACAGTACGGCCGATCTTCCCACACGCCGCGTGGCGCTGGCCACGCTCTTGGGAGCGAAGGATCCGGAGCTAGCCGGCGTGCTACAGAAGCTGCTCGCCGACGAGACGTTGCGGGCCGAGGCTTTGCGCGGGCTGGCCCTGTACGACGATCCGCTAACGGCCGAGGCGATCATCGCCGTCTATGCCAGGCTCACCCCGGCCGAACGCCGCGATGCGCTCAACACGCTGGCCGCGCGAGCGCCCTACACGCTCGCGCTGCTCGACGCGATCGCCGCCGGCAAAGTGGCCTCGTCCGATATCTCGGCCGATCTCGTGCGCCAGATGCGCAACTTGAAGCATGCCGACATCGATACCCGCCTGGGCGAAGTCTGGGGCACCGTGCGCGAGACGAGCGAGGACCGCGCGAAGCTCATCGCCGAGTACAAGCAGCGTCTCGAACGCAAGCCGGCGATCGAGCCCGACCCCACGCACGGCCGCGCGATCTTCGCCAAGACGTGCGCCCAGTGCCATGCCCTCTTTGGCGCCGGCGGAAAGGTGGGACCCGAGCTCACGGGCTCGAATCGTGCCAATCTCGAATACGTCCTCTCGAACGTGCTCGATCCCAGCGCCTTGATCTCGAAGGATTATACGGCCACGGTCATCGCGACCGACGACGGCCGCGTCGTGACCGGCATCGTGAAGCAGGAAAACGACCAGGCGGTAACGGTCGTGACGGCGAACGAGACGATCGTCATTCCCCAGGGGGAAATCGACCAGCGCGAGCTGAGCGCGCAGTCGATGATGCCCGATGACATCTTCAAGCCACTCTCGGACGATGACATTCGCGCCTTGATCGCCTACCTGGCGAGCCCCGCGCAGGTGCCCATGCTGGCCACCGCGGACAACGCGACGTCCCTCTTCAACGGCAAGGATCTGGCCGGTTGGAGCGGCGACACGTCTCTCTGGAGCGTCGAAGAGGGGGAACTGGTGGGCCGTAGCCAGGGGCTCGATCACAATGAGTTCCTGATGAGCGACCTCGCCGCAGGCGATTTCCGTTTGAAGCTCAAGGTGAAGCTCGTCAACAACGCCGGCAATAGCGGCATCCAGTTCCGCAGCGAGCCACTCGAGCACGGCGAGATGCGCGGCTATCAGGCCGATATCGGCGTCGGCTGGTGGGGCAAGCTGTACGAAGAGAACGGCCGCGGCCTGCTGTGGAAGGCCTCGGGCGAGAAGCACTTGAAGCCCGGCGAATGGAACGACTACGAAGTCGTCGCCGTGGGAGATCGCCTGCGCACCTATCTGAACGGCAAGCTGTGCGTCGATCTCGAAGATGCGCCGGGCGCCAAACGCGGCATCTTCGCCCTGCAACTGCACTCCGGCCCGGCGACCGAAGTGCGCTTCAAGGATTTTCAATTGGAGGTGGATCCCACGGTTGAGCTGGCTCGCGAATCGCAGGATAAGCCGGCCACGCGGGGAGGGGAGTAA
- the frr gene encoding ribosome recycling factor: MSAEEILFDVEERMEKALGVLRHAMTGIRTGRANPGLVDGLRVEAYGSPTPIKQLASVGCPEPSQIVIRPFDPGTLKDIEKAIQASGLGFNPMNDGRVIRLNIPPLSTEVRRKMVARIKDLTEEAKVAVRNIRRDGNKLADQEQKDKLMTEDECESVKEEIQELTKKFENQASDLARQKEVEVMED; this comes from the coding sequence ATGAGCGCTGAAGAAATTCTGTTCGACGTCGAAGAACGCATGGAAAAGGCCCTGGGCGTGCTCAGGCATGCCATGACGGGCATCCGCACGGGGCGCGCCAATCCGGGGCTCGTCGATGGCCTCCGCGTCGAGGCGTACGGCTCTCCCACGCCGATTAAGCAACTCGCTTCGGTCGGCTGCCCCGAGCCTTCGCAGATCGTCATCCGGCCGTTCGATCCCGGCACGCTCAAGGATATCGAGAAGGCGATCCAGGCCAGCGGGCTCGGCTTCAACCCGATGAACGACGGCCGCGTGATCCGCCTGAACATTCCTCCCTTGTCGACCGAAGTTCGCCGCAAGATGGTGGCGCGCATCAAGGACCTGACCGAAGAGGCCAAGGTGGCCGTGCGCAACATCCGACGCGACGGCAACAAGCTGGCCGATCAGGAGCAAAAAGACAAGCTCATGACCGAGGACGAGTGCGAATCGGTCAAGGAAGAGATCCAGGAGCTCACGAAGAAGTTCGAGAACCAGGCCTCGGATCTGGCACGCCAGAAAGAGGTCGAGGTCATGGAAGACTGA
- the pyrH gene encoding UMP kinase has translation MADTTTADRTRPRRVVLKISGESFSQAGERGISMPEVSLIAEQTRRAAERGAEMAIVIGGGNILRGAQFTSSSSSIQEATAHYMGMLATVMNGLALQDALESIGCATRLLTAIRMDGVAEPYIRRRARRHLEKGRIIILAAGTGSPFVTTDTAAAQRALELEADVLLKATRVDGVYSDDPEKNPHAVLYSELTYHTVQQQNLRVMDSTAIAQCMEHDMPILVFNYKKEGNIERAVHGEKVGTLITSRAASELAAGGRATS, from the coding sequence ATGGCCGATACCACGACCGCTGACCGAACGCGTCCACGCCGCGTCGTGCTGAAGATCTCGGGCGAGAGCTTCAGCCAGGCGGGCGAACGGGGCATCAGCATGCCCGAGGTCTCGCTCATCGCCGAGCAGACGCGTCGGGCGGCCGAGCGCGGCGCGGAGATGGCCATCGTCATCGGCGGCGGCAATATCTTGCGCGGCGCGCAGTTCACCTCGAGCAGCTCGAGCATCCAGGAGGCGACGGCCCACTACATGGGCATGCTTGCCACCGTGATGAACGGGCTGGCCCTGCAGGATGCGCTCGAATCGATCGGCTGTGCGACGCGGCTACTCACCGCCATCCGCATGGATGGCGTGGCCGAGCCGTACATCCGCCGGCGCGCGCGGCGCCACCTGGAGAAAGGTCGCATCATCATCCTGGCGGCCGGCACCGGCAGTCCCTTCGTCACCACCGACACCGCCGCCGCGCAGCGGGCGCTCGAGCTCGAGGCCGACGTCCTGCTCAAGGCGACCCGCGTCGATGGTGTCTACAGCGACGATCCGGAAAAGAACCCGCACGCCGTGCTCTACAGCGAGTTGACCTATCACACCGTGCAGCAGCAGAACCTGCGGGTAATGGACTCGACCGCGATTGCCCAGTGCATGGAGCACGACATGCCGATCCTGGTGTTCAATTACAAGAAAGAAGGCAACATCGAGCGTGCCGTGCATGGCGAAAAGGTCGGCACGCTGATTACCAGCCGTGCGGCGTCCGAATTGGCCGCCGGCGGAAGGGCAACCTCATGA
- the tsf gene encoding translation elongation factor Ts — protein sequence MAEISAAAVKSLRDKTGLPMMECKEALKETGGDQVAAQELLRKKGLKTMESRAGRATEFGRMGVYVDFDKQVGAMVELRCESAPVVTNDEFKQLASDLARQLATGPGAKTPDDLLAQPSPSNPQTTLKAQLDDLTNRIREVFQVTQIARIDGPTGGYAHHTGTNGVLVELEGGNQQLANDISMHVAAMRPDVVSIEDLDPAVVAKEKEILSEAARAEGKPENIIGKMVEGRLRNYYAERVLNEQPYVKDDKQTVAKFAAAQGGKIRRFIHWKLGK from the coding sequence ATGGCAGAGATTTCTGCAGCAGCGGTCAAGTCGCTCCGCGACAAGACCGGCTTGCCGATGATGGAGTGTAAAGAGGCCTTGAAGGAGACCGGTGGCGATCAAGTCGCCGCGCAGGAGTTGCTCCGCAAGAAGGGCCTGAAGACGATGGAAAGCCGCGCCGGCCGCGCCACCGAATTCGGCCGCATGGGCGTCTACGTCGACTTCGACAAGCAGGTCGGCGCCATGGTCGAGCTGCGCTGCGAAAGCGCTCCCGTGGTGACGAACGACGAGTTCAAGCAGTTGGCTTCCGACCTGGCCAGGCAACTCGCCACCGGTCCCGGCGCCAAAACTCCCGACGACCTGCTCGCGCAGCCGTCGCCGAGCAATCCGCAGACGACGCTCAAGGCTCAATTGGATGACCTGACGAATCGCATTCGCGAGGTGTTCCAGGTCACCCAGATTGCGCGCATCGACGGCCCGACGGGGGGCTATGCCCACCACACGGGCACGAACGGCGTCCTCGTCGAGCTCGAAGGGGGCAATCAACAGTTGGCCAACGACATCAGCATGCACGTCGCGGCCATGCGGCCCGACGTCGTCTCGATCGAGGATCTCGATCCAGCCGTGGTGGCCAAGGAGAAGGAGATTCTCTCCGAAGCCGCTCGTGCCGAAGGCAAGCCAGAGAACATCATCGGCAAGATGGTCGAAGGCCGCCTGCGCAACTACTACGCCGAGCGCGTGCTGAACGAGCAGCCTTACGTGAAGGACGACAAGCAGACGGTGGCCAAGTTCGCCGCCGCCCAGGGGGGCAAGATCCGTCGCTTCATCCACTGGAAGCTTGGCAAGTAG
- the rpsB gene encoding 30S ribosomal protein S2: MSAQNAGRPSDATHPTRAKSRCAYDEEFPLANVLAKELIEAGVHFGHRASRWNPKMAPYIFGRRNLIHIIDVRETIRGLLRARKYLSQVASAGSLVLFVGTKKQAAETIQREAARCNMPYVSERWLGGTLTNFRTIRSRLARLEQLDELMSSGQISVYSKKMQSALTREHRKMLRNLNGMRTLNRLPECLVIIDPRKEHNAVREARKLGVTTLALIDTDCDPDLVDLPIPGNDDSIRSIELVVRHLADAIIEGNANRGEAAATHAKAYSSEPAENGEDKD; the protein is encoded by the coding sequence ATGTCCGCTCAGAACGCCGGACGCCCCTCGGATGCCACGCATCCGACACGGGCCAAGAGCCGGTGTGCCTATGACGAGGAGTTTCCCTTGGCGAACGTATTGGCGAAGGAGTTGATCGAGGCTGGCGTCCACTTTGGCCACCGTGCCAGCCGCTGGAACCCGAAGATGGCCCCGTACATCTTTGGCCGGCGCAACCTGATTCACATCATCGACGTGCGCGAGACGATCCGCGGCCTGTTGCGGGCGCGTAAGTATCTCTCGCAGGTCGCCTCGGCCGGCAGTCTGGTGTTGTTTGTCGGCACCAAGAAGCAAGCCGCCGAAACGATCCAGCGCGAGGCCGCGCGTTGCAACATGCCCTACGTCAGCGAGCGCTGGCTGGGGGGCACGCTCACGAACTTCCGCACGATTCGCAGCCGCCTGGCCCGTCTCGAACAGCTCGACGAGTTGATGTCGAGCGGTCAGATCTCGGTCTACTCGAAGAAGATGCAGTCGGCGCTCACGCGCGAGCACCGCAAGATGCTGCGCAACCTGAACGGCATGCGTACGCTCAACCGCCTGCCCGAATGCCTGGTGATCATCGATCCTCGCAAAGAGCACAACGCCGTGCGCGAGGCTCGCAAGCTGGGCGTGACAACCTTGGCCTTGATTGATACCGATTGCGATCCCGATCTGGTGGATCTGCCCATCCCCGGCAATGACGACAGCATTCGCTCGATCGAGCTGGTCGTGCGTCATCTGGCCGATGCGATCATCGAAGGGAACGCCAACCGGGGTGAAGCGGCAGCGACCCACGCCAAGGCCTACTCGAGCGAGCCGGCCGAAAACGGCGAGGACAAGGACTAA
- a CDS encoding serine/threonine protein kinase, which produces MSLLDRFMTVLSGGKCNVKSRFELLREAISGTMSQTYRARDRRNDQIVALKILDPQKLADLEARLRGLNRPKEGEIAMSLEHPNIVKTYEHGRTTKGEQYLVMEFIEGPGLNSLIIGRNDEVLDGIRVELIKQIAQAIAAVHKAGYIHRDICPRNLMIDPNGGVLKLIDFGLTVPATPEFMQPGNRTGTPNYMAPELVKRQKTDQRLDVFAFGVTAYELCTYELPWDRGTTGQAAMGHAQRPATEIFKYRPQINKRLAEAIHSCLRREPDKRCPSMEHFLKMVQKVESEDEG; this is translated from the coding sequence ATGAGTTTGCTCGATCGATTCATGACGGTGCTCTCCGGCGGCAAGTGCAACGTCAAGTCGCGCTTCGAGCTGCTGCGCGAGGCGATCTCGGGCACCATGTCGCAGACCTATCGCGCCCGCGACCGGCGCAACGATCAGATCGTCGCGCTCAAGATTCTTGATCCGCAAAAGCTGGCCGATCTCGAAGCACGCCTCCGTGGTCTCAATCGCCCCAAGGAAGGGGAGATTGCCATGTCGCTCGAGCATCCCAACATCGTCAAGACCTACGAGCACGGTCGGACGACGAAGGGCGAGCAGTACCTGGTGATGGAGTTCATCGAAGGCCCCGGGCTGAACTCGCTCATCATCGGCCGCAACGACGAGGTGCTCGATGGCATCCGCGTCGAGTTGATCAAGCAGATCGCGCAGGCGATTGCCGCGGTACACAAGGCGGGCTACATCCATCGCGATATCTGCCCGCGCAACTTGATGATCGATCCGAACGGCGGCGTGCTCAAGCTCATCGACTTCGGTCTCACCGTGCCCGCCACTCCCGAGTTCATGCAGCCGGGCAATCGTACCGGGACCCCCAACTACATGGCTCCCGAACTGGTGAAACGGCAGAAGACCGACCAGCGGCTCGACGTGTTCGCCTTCGGCGTCACGGCCTACGAGCTGTGTACTTATGAACTGCCGTGGGATCGCGGCACCACGGGACAGGCCGCCATGGGACACGCCCAGCGTCCCGCGACCGAGATCTTCAAATACCGGCCGCAGATCAACAAACGACTGGCCGAGGCGATCCACAGTTGCCTGCGACGCGAGCCGGACAAACGGTGTCCCTCGATGGAGCACTTTCTGAAAATGGTGCAGAAAGTGGAAAGTGAGGACGAGGGGTAG